The following are from one region of the Osmia bicornis bicornis chromosome 8, iOsmBic2.1, whole genome shotgun sequence genome:
- the LOC114877094 gene encoding uncharacterized protein LOC114877094 isoform X1, protein MQWRRQRRVTHVIGSSNHVLLLARYQDAPPGEEDEEDGLRNGFAKGQENDTSMHSYSRNGQGGYKPRRSGNGDAGTRSHKDESSGSPSQPKIIFNEDEYTRITTPRQDMLFKKGYLSKKKPWAGNANTSATSSTTESQSASHSTAGRGIDGSETTEDQQLLDRDCGTGEYPPMIEPGAQLGYGTFYDHASGYYYEYPVMLVGPAPVPAQVAPSVLAAVPCGPVPLRPIEWINPTFVPKLAGQPYYMMDYETNQCVETAVVSEEQENVLPVETSNGTCNESCTGSTSCNGSVAGEVEEQGTEGNPVEDEQQGDEQNEEQVEEQYLNEQHVEEQQLENGMNGVPYMEPVLMQQPVHVSHVIPAVPQPYMYPGHYMFGPPLVNVNGVTIQGGPMIRTTDVATMSAACAKRRKKKKRRKQRRLATGNTEGNTDEEEGEYSSECDTGLPSSRLSWTACSTSTTTTTTASNRPLNPECQEFKLRQVVEPDTALSTIPTSANAPASEECTTNQPGTLSSDATNAGNESDQVCNGVVRDESNNRKGDKLIANNSDDVGSSSSSSLSLEKSQSTSPDATNSSDEANRLTNSLFEQEETNRSTNKVVLEETLEVEKLPNANDNEAANDASLGTTIKEMNGVEERSLVNGKMDSDSNNEDATIATPKPSSPCNDERTRSRSVTPKTAPLENGGIREENHSSLSSSKPSSNSLPKRKYNAKGAKFVREPTPGPDLDGTAEPEIETKVLTNDLNDLNENLEKANLSNDSKPDSMFEHRSNKTEDDQVSSKFASENVCNHLSKDDPIEASNEDSGFESQTRLSDYPITDAVTEWLRRANSPDIFITSNVSVDSETEDEDDVDEEPPKNLQGNPMPALSANSGVADNASLSRAASSEFARISNVKCQEQLDAANGGGSRKKREAKKRSGERRRVRHTDGTRLDHDVVSSSDSCGQMEDTVNSRRKNPSRQLETVGDVCELTEKDSVAGMRVASNSRMDSKRVNVRRTKRQGRSGRDPTSIIDTKIRRTKDADEKNDVDCDDDGDEGIVEDTMNVRTFEKGEIVVSEEGKLLTTSAHEPVLRNNNDASTTIKAIGTSETAIDTVNRKTVDRKRRSSGEEENCSGRNSLDSIEEPDVLECWEAETIEPVITPKRMLQCEGVMCEGEAAEDDIIEVEQVNIDYVQKYYRLARESATSVEDDTNGSKMNVDFSASSKSVPNQSEQIDDIPTRSGDLVGDKNVPIDEAFEVYESCYTGKPPFLPIDSKVFKSRTFYGQEGEHPIPCRAVCCNIQ, encoded by the exons ATGCAGTGGCGTCGACAACGAAGGGTTACCCACGTGATCGGCTCGTCCAATCACGTACTACTATTAGCGAGGTACCAAGACG CTCCACCCGGCGAGGAGGACGAAGAAGACGGATTGCGAAACGGGTTCGCGAAGGGCCAGGAAAATGACACGAGCATGCACAGTTACAGTCGGAATGGACAGGGTGGTTACAAGCCTCGCAGGAGCGGAAACGGTGATGCCGGGACACGATCTCACAAGGACGAGTCGTCCGGTTCACCGTCTCAGCCAAAGATCATCTTCAACGAAGACGAGTACACGAGGATCACTACCCCTCGCCAGGATATGCTGTTCAAGAAGGGCTATCTGTCGAAGAAGAAACCCTGGGCTGGTAACGCAAACACCAGCGCAACGTCGTCGACCACCGAGAGCCAATCCGCGTCTCATTCCACCGCAGGTAGAGGTATAG ATGGCAGCGAAACGACGGAGGATCAGCAGCTGTTGGACCGAGACTGCGGCACCGGCGAGTACCCACCGATGATCGAACCTGGGGCCCAGTTAGGCTACGGAACGTTTTACGACCATGCTAGCGGTTACTACTACGAGTACCCTGTGATGTTGGTTGGTCCCGCGCCAGTTCCTGCACAGGTTGCGCCCAGTGTCCTGGCGGCCGTACCCTGTGGACCCGTGCCACTCAGGCCGATAGAGTGGATCAATCCTACCTTTGTGCCTAAACTGGCCGGGCAACCTTACTACATGATGGATTATGAG ACCAACCAATGCGTGGAGACGGCAGTGGTATCAGAAGAGCAAGAGAATGTGCTACCAGTGGAGACCTCGAATGGAACTTGCAACGAGAGTTGCACAGGAAGTACCAGTTGCAACGGTAGCGTGGCTGGCGAGGTTGAAGAGCAAGGAACTGAAGGCAACCCGGTGGAGGATGAACAGCAAGGCGATGAACAGAACGAGGAGCAGGTAGAAGAGCAATACTTGAACGAGCAACACGTGGAAGAACAGCAGTTGGAAAATGGGATGAACGGTGTTCCTTACATGGAGCCAGTGTTGATGCAACAACCAGTCCACGTGTCCCACGTGATACCGGCGGTCCCACAACCGTACATGTATCCTGGCCACTACATGTTCGGCCCTCCTTTGGTCAACGTGAATG GTGTCACGATACAAGGTGGACCCATGATCAGAACCACGGACGTGGCGACTATGTCGGCGGCCTGTGccaagagaagaaagaaaaaaaagagaaggaagcAGAGAAGACTTGCTACG GGTAACACGGAGGGGAACACGGACGAGGAAGAAGGAGAATACAGCTCCGAATGTGATACCGGTCTACCGTCTTCCCGGCTGTCCTGGACAGCGTGTTCAACATCGACCACGACAACGACCACGGCCAGCAATCGGCCATTGAACCCTGAATGCCAGGAGTTCAAGCTGCGACAAGTCGTCGAACCTGATACCGCGTTATCAACTATTCCAACGTCAGCGAACGCGCCGGCCAGCGAGGAGTGCACGACCAACCAGCCGGGCACGTTGTCGTCCGACGCGACCAACGCCGGCAACGAGAGCGACCAGGTGTGCAACGGCGTCGTCCGCGACGAGTCGAATAACCGGAAGGGCGACAAGTTGATCGCGAACAATTCCGACGACGTTGGATCgtcgtcctcgtcgtcgttgtcgttAGAGAAGAGTCAATCGACGTCGCCGGACGCGACAAACTCGAGCGACGAAGCGAATAGACTGACGAACAGTCTCTTCGAGCAGGAAGAGACGAATCGTTCAACGAACAAGGTGGTCCTAGAGGAGACCTTGGAGGTGGAGAAACTGCCAAACGCTAACGATAACGAAGCAGCGAACGACGCGTCGTTAGGAACGACGATTAAGGAGATGAACGGTGTAGAGGAGAGGAGCCTGGTGAACGGGAAGATGGACTCCGATTCGAACAACGAAGACGCTACGATAGCGACACCGAAACCATCATCGCCTTGTAACGACGAACGGACGCGCTCTAGATCCGTAACGCCAAAGACTGCTCCCTTGGAGAACGGAGGGATCCGCGAGGAGAATCATTCGTCCTTGTCCAGCAGTAAACCTTCGTCGAACAGTTTGCCGAAGAGGAAGTACAACGCGAAAGGTGCGAAGTTCGTGAGGGAACCAACGCCCGGTCCAGACTTGGACGGCACCGCGGAGCCGGAAATCGAGACCAAGGTCTTAACGAACGATTTGAACGATTTAAACGAGAATTTGGAGAAAGCGAATCTGTCGAATGACTCGAAACCGGATTCCATGTTCGAGCATCGCAGCAACAAGACAGAAGACGATCAAGTGTCGAGTAAGTTTGCATCGGAGAACGTTTGTAATCATTTGAGCAAAGACGATCCGATCGAGGCGTCGAACGAAGACTCCGGCTTCGAGAGTCAGACACGGTTGTCCGATTATCCCATCACGGACGCGGTGACGGAGTGGCTACGCAGAGCGAACTCGCCAGATATATTCATCACGTCGAACGTCTCGGTGGACAGCGAGACGGAGGACGAGGATGACGTGGACGAAGAGCCGCCAAAAAACTTGCAAGGCAACCCCATGCCTGCACTATCTGCTAATAGCGGCGTCGCTGACAATGCGTCATTGTCGCGTGCCGCTAGCAGCGAATTCGCAAGGATCAGCAACGTGAAGTGCCAGGAACAGCTGGACGCAGCCAACGGTGGTGGTTCgaggaaaaagagagaggCGAAGAAGAGATCCGGTGAACGAAGGCGGGTTAGACACACGGATGGCACACGTTTGGACCACGATGTGGTGTCATCGTCGGATTCGTGCGGCCAGATGGAGGACACGGTGAACAGCAGAAGGAAGAATCCGTCGAGGCAGCTGGAGACTGTTGGTGATGTTTGCGAATTAACTGAGAAGGATAGCGTTGCGGGTATGAGGGTTGCTTCAAATTCTCGGATGGACTCGAAGAGGGTCAACGTAAGGCGAACGAAAAGACAGGGGAGATCCGGTCGGGATCCCACGAGCATTATTGATACGAAGATCCGTCGCACGAAGGACGCGGACGAGAAGAACGACGTCGACTGcgacgacgacggcgacgAGGGTATCGTCGAGGACACGATGAACGTAAGGACCTTCGAGAAGGGTGAGATCGTCGTCTCGGAGGAGGGGAAGTTGTTGACGACATCCGCTCACGAGCCGGTATTGCGAAACAATAACGACGCTTCCACGACGATCAAAGCGATCGGGACGAGCGAAACTGCGATAGATACGGTTAACCGAAAGACGGTGGATAGAAAGAGGAGAAGCAGCGGCGAGGAGGAGAATTGTAGCGGGAGAAATTCCTTGGACAGCATAGAGGAGCCTGACGTGTTAGAATGCTGGGAAGCGGAGACGATTGAACCTGTGATAACCCCGAAGAGGATGTTGCAATGCGAGGGGGTAATGTGCGAGGGCGAAGCTGCTGAAGACGATATCATCGAAGTTGAACAGGTCAACATCGATTACGTTCAGAAATATTATAGATTAGCTCGGGAGAGTGCTACTAGCGTAGAGGATGATACGAATGGCTCTAAGATGAACGTAGATTTCTCAGCATCATCGAAATCAGTGCCAAATCAGTCCGAGCAAATTGATGATATCCCGACGCGCAGCGGTGACCTCGTCGGCGACAAGAACGTCCCCATAGACGAGGCTTTTGAGGTATACGAAAGCTGTTACACCGGCAAACCTCCGTTCCTGCCAATCGATTCGAAAGTTTTCAAGTCACGAACGTTCTACGGTCAAGAGGGCGAACATCCGATACCGTGCAGAGCTGTTTGTTGTAACATCCAATGA
- the LOC114877094 gene encoding uncharacterized protein LOC114877094 isoform X2, protein MQWRRQRRVTHVIGSSNHVLLLARYQDAPPGEEDEEDGLRNGFAKGQENDTSMHSYSRNGQGGYKPRRSGNGDAGTRSHKDESSGSPSQPKIIFNEDEYTRITTPRQDMLFKKGYLSKKKPWAGNANTSATSSTTESQSASHSTAGRDGSETTEDQQLLDRDCGTGEYPPMIEPGAQLGYGTFYDHASGYYYEYPVMLVGPAPVPAQVAPSVLAAVPCGPVPLRPIEWINPTFVPKLAGQPYYMMDYETNQCVETAVVSEEQENVLPVETSNGTCNESCTGSTSCNGSVAGEVEEQGTEGNPVEDEQQGDEQNEEQVEEQYLNEQHVEEQQLENGMNGVPYMEPVLMQQPVHVSHVIPAVPQPYMYPGHYMFGPPLVNVNGVTIQGGPMIRTTDVATMSAACAKRRKKKKRRKQRRLATGNTEGNTDEEEGEYSSECDTGLPSSRLSWTACSTSTTTTTTASNRPLNPECQEFKLRQVVEPDTALSTIPTSANAPASEECTTNQPGTLSSDATNAGNESDQVCNGVVRDESNNRKGDKLIANNSDDVGSSSSSSLSLEKSQSTSPDATNSSDEANRLTNSLFEQEETNRSTNKVVLEETLEVEKLPNANDNEAANDASLGTTIKEMNGVEERSLVNGKMDSDSNNEDATIATPKPSSPCNDERTRSRSVTPKTAPLENGGIREENHSSLSSSKPSSNSLPKRKYNAKGAKFVREPTPGPDLDGTAEPEIETKVLTNDLNDLNENLEKANLSNDSKPDSMFEHRSNKTEDDQVSSKFASENVCNHLSKDDPIEASNEDSGFESQTRLSDYPITDAVTEWLRRANSPDIFITSNVSVDSETEDEDDVDEEPPKNLQGNPMPALSANSGVADNASLSRAASSEFARISNVKCQEQLDAANGGGSRKKREAKKRSGERRRVRHTDGTRLDHDVVSSSDSCGQMEDTVNSRRKNPSRQLETVGDVCELTEKDSVAGMRVASNSRMDSKRVNVRRTKRQGRSGRDPTSIIDTKIRRTKDADEKNDVDCDDDGDEGIVEDTMNVRTFEKGEIVVSEEGKLLTTSAHEPVLRNNNDASTTIKAIGTSETAIDTVNRKTVDRKRRSSGEEENCSGRNSLDSIEEPDVLECWEAETIEPVITPKRMLQCEGVMCEGEAAEDDIIEVEQVNIDYVQKYYRLARESATSVEDDTNGSKMNVDFSASSKSVPNQSEQIDDIPTRSGDLVGDKNVPIDEAFEVYESCYTGKPPFLPIDSKVFKSRTFYGQEGEHPIPCRAVCCNIQ, encoded by the exons ATGCAGTGGCGTCGACAACGAAGGGTTACCCACGTGATCGGCTCGTCCAATCACGTACTACTATTAGCGAGGTACCAAGACG CTCCACCCGGCGAGGAGGACGAAGAAGACGGATTGCGAAACGGGTTCGCGAAGGGCCAGGAAAATGACACGAGCATGCACAGTTACAGTCGGAATGGACAGGGTGGTTACAAGCCTCGCAGGAGCGGAAACGGTGATGCCGGGACACGATCTCACAAGGACGAGTCGTCCGGTTCACCGTCTCAGCCAAAGATCATCTTCAACGAAGACGAGTACACGAGGATCACTACCCCTCGCCAGGATATGCTGTTCAAGAAGGGCTATCTGTCGAAGAAGAAACCCTGGGCTGGTAACGCAAACACCAGCGCAACGTCGTCGACCACCGAGAGCCAATCCGCGTCTCATTCCACCGCAGGTAGAG ATGGCAGCGAAACGACGGAGGATCAGCAGCTGTTGGACCGAGACTGCGGCACCGGCGAGTACCCACCGATGATCGAACCTGGGGCCCAGTTAGGCTACGGAACGTTTTACGACCATGCTAGCGGTTACTACTACGAGTACCCTGTGATGTTGGTTGGTCCCGCGCCAGTTCCTGCACAGGTTGCGCCCAGTGTCCTGGCGGCCGTACCCTGTGGACCCGTGCCACTCAGGCCGATAGAGTGGATCAATCCTACCTTTGTGCCTAAACTGGCCGGGCAACCTTACTACATGATGGATTATGAG ACCAACCAATGCGTGGAGACGGCAGTGGTATCAGAAGAGCAAGAGAATGTGCTACCAGTGGAGACCTCGAATGGAACTTGCAACGAGAGTTGCACAGGAAGTACCAGTTGCAACGGTAGCGTGGCTGGCGAGGTTGAAGAGCAAGGAACTGAAGGCAACCCGGTGGAGGATGAACAGCAAGGCGATGAACAGAACGAGGAGCAGGTAGAAGAGCAATACTTGAACGAGCAACACGTGGAAGAACAGCAGTTGGAAAATGGGATGAACGGTGTTCCTTACATGGAGCCAGTGTTGATGCAACAACCAGTCCACGTGTCCCACGTGATACCGGCGGTCCCACAACCGTACATGTATCCTGGCCACTACATGTTCGGCCCTCCTTTGGTCAACGTGAATG GTGTCACGATACAAGGTGGACCCATGATCAGAACCACGGACGTGGCGACTATGTCGGCGGCCTGTGccaagagaagaaagaaaaaaaagagaaggaagcAGAGAAGACTTGCTACG GGTAACACGGAGGGGAACACGGACGAGGAAGAAGGAGAATACAGCTCCGAATGTGATACCGGTCTACCGTCTTCCCGGCTGTCCTGGACAGCGTGTTCAACATCGACCACGACAACGACCACGGCCAGCAATCGGCCATTGAACCCTGAATGCCAGGAGTTCAAGCTGCGACAAGTCGTCGAACCTGATACCGCGTTATCAACTATTCCAACGTCAGCGAACGCGCCGGCCAGCGAGGAGTGCACGACCAACCAGCCGGGCACGTTGTCGTCCGACGCGACCAACGCCGGCAACGAGAGCGACCAGGTGTGCAACGGCGTCGTCCGCGACGAGTCGAATAACCGGAAGGGCGACAAGTTGATCGCGAACAATTCCGACGACGTTGGATCgtcgtcctcgtcgtcgttgtcgttAGAGAAGAGTCAATCGACGTCGCCGGACGCGACAAACTCGAGCGACGAAGCGAATAGACTGACGAACAGTCTCTTCGAGCAGGAAGAGACGAATCGTTCAACGAACAAGGTGGTCCTAGAGGAGACCTTGGAGGTGGAGAAACTGCCAAACGCTAACGATAACGAAGCAGCGAACGACGCGTCGTTAGGAACGACGATTAAGGAGATGAACGGTGTAGAGGAGAGGAGCCTGGTGAACGGGAAGATGGACTCCGATTCGAACAACGAAGACGCTACGATAGCGACACCGAAACCATCATCGCCTTGTAACGACGAACGGACGCGCTCTAGATCCGTAACGCCAAAGACTGCTCCCTTGGAGAACGGAGGGATCCGCGAGGAGAATCATTCGTCCTTGTCCAGCAGTAAACCTTCGTCGAACAGTTTGCCGAAGAGGAAGTACAACGCGAAAGGTGCGAAGTTCGTGAGGGAACCAACGCCCGGTCCAGACTTGGACGGCACCGCGGAGCCGGAAATCGAGACCAAGGTCTTAACGAACGATTTGAACGATTTAAACGAGAATTTGGAGAAAGCGAATCTGTCGAATGACTCGAAACCGGATTCCATGTTCGAGCATCGCAGCAACAAGACAGAAGACGATCAAGTGTCGAGTAAGTTTGCATCGGAGAACGTTTGTAATCATTTGAGCAAAGACGATCCGATCGAGGCGTCGAACGAAGACTCCGGCTTCGAGAGTCAGACACGGTTGTCCGATTATCCCATCACGGACGCGGTGACGGAGTGGCTACGCAGAGCGAACTCGCCAGATATATTCATCACGTCGAACGTCTCGGTGGACAGCGAGACGGAGGACGAGGATGACGTGGACGAAGAGCCGCCAAAAAACTTGCAAGGCAACCCCATGCCTGCACTATCTGCTAATAGCGGCGTCGCTGACAATGCGTCATTGTCGCGTGCCGCTAGCAGCGAATTCGCAAGGATCAGCAACGTGAAGTGCCAGGAACAGCTGGACGCAGCCAACGGTGGTGGTTCgaggaaaaagagagaggCGAAGAAGAGATCCGGTGAACGAAGGCGGGTTAGACACACGGATGGCACACGTTTGGACCACGATGTGGTGTCATCGTCGGATTCGTGCGGCCAGATGGAGGACACGGTGAACAGCAGAAGGAAGAATCCGTCGAGGCAGCTGGAGACTGTTGGTGATGTTTGCGAATTAACTGAGAAGGATAGCGTTGCGGGTATGAGGGTTGCTTCAAATTCTCGGATGGACTCGAAGAGGGTCAACGTAAGGCGAACGAAAAGACAGGGGAGATCCGGTCGGGATCCCACGAGCATTATTGATACGAAGATCCGTCGCACGAAGGACGCGGACGAGAAGAACGACGTCGACTGcgacgacgacggcgacgAGGGTATCGTCGAGGACACGATGAACGTAAGGACCTTCGAGAAGGGTGAGATCGTCGTCTCGGAGGAGGGGAAGTTGTTGACGACATCCGCTCACGAGCCGGTATTGCGAAACAATAACGACGCTTCCACGACGATCAAAGCGATCGGGACGAGCGAAACTGCGATAGATACGGTTAACCGAAAGACGGTGGATAGAAAGAGGAGAAGCAGCGGCGAGGAGGAGAATTGTAGCGGGAGAAATTCCTTGGACAGCATAGAGGAGCCTGACGTGTTAGAATGCTGGGAAGCGGAGACGATTGAACCTGTGATAACCCCGAAGAGGATGTTGCAATGCGAGGGGGTAATGTGCGAGGGCGAAGCTGCTGAAGACGATATCATCGAAGTTGAACAGGTCAACATCGATTACGTTCAGAAATATTATAGATTAGCTCGGGAGAGTGCTACTAGCGTAGAGGATGATACGAATGGCTCTAAGATGAACGTAGATTTCTCAGCATCATCGAAATCAGTGCCAAATCAGTCCGAGCAAATTGATGATATCCCGACGCGCAGCGGTGACCTCGTCGGCGACAAGAACGTCCCCATAGACGAGGCTTTTGAGGTATACGAAAGCTGTTACACCGGCAAACCTCCGTTCCTGCCAATCGATTCGAAAGTTTTCAAGTCACGAACGTTCTACGGTCAAGAGGGCGAACATCCGATACCGTGCAGAGCTGTTTGTTGTAACATCCAATGA